Proteins from a genomic interval of Arachis hypogaea cultivar Tifrunner chromosome 10, arahy.Tifrunner.gnm2.J5K5, whole genome shotgun sequence:
- the LOC112715828 gene encoding uncharacterized protein: MCCNNFHIVIFSGCHLTTAVVFSPVIGVSTLNSCVVIVSILFLCQRCFLKGELCLIPNNTHISIYLPPPSLHGTAVLDLLLLMVHEHRRHRPMEESRSASNTPQSVYYSPRSSTASTRTVATPPTPPPLPTPSKISLVQPSQKKKHKTKFIRAVRSVFRSFPIIAPSCKFPTPGGDGPHRAVNLSGTKVCGTLFGYRKGRVSLSIQENPRCLPSFVVELSMQTGVLQREMAAGMVRIALECERRPEKDKITIMEEPLWTMFCNGKKVGYAVKREATEEDLHVMELLKAVSMGAGVLLGRSDVDGGDGEFSYMCAHFEHVVGSKDSETLYMLSPDGVNNCGPELTIFFVRI; encoded by the coding sequence atgtgttgtaacaattttcacatagtgatattctctggttgtcatttgacaacggccgtggttttttctccggtaattggagtttccacgttaaattcttgtgttgtgattgtgtctattttatttctctgtcaaaggtgttttctcaagggggaattgtgtcttattcccaacaacaCACACATCTCAATCTATCTCCCTCCCCCTTCCCTCCATGGCACTGCTGTTCTTGATCTCCTCCTCCTCATGGTTCATGAACATCGTCGTCATCGACCAATGGAGGAGTCAAGATCCGCATCAAACACACCGCAATCTGTATATTATTCTCCACGCTCTTCAACTGCATCAACAAGAACGGTAGCCACACCTCCCACACCACCACCTCTTCCAACCCCTTCCAAAATCTCCCTCGTACAACCCTCCcagaagaagaaacacaaaacaaaattcaTCCGCGCCGTCCGCTCTGTCTTCCGCTCTTTTCCCATTATTGCCCCTTCATGCAAGTTCCCAACCCCCGGCGGAGACGGTCCTCACAGGGCCGTCAACCTAAGCGGCACCAAAGTTTGCGGCACCTTGTTCGGTTACCGCAAAGGACGCGTGAGCCTTtccattcaagagaatccgaggTGCCTCCCTTCGTTCGTGGTTGAGTTATCTATGCAGACCGGTGTTCTTCAGAGGGAGATGGCGGCTGGGATGGTTAGGATCGCCCTCGAATGCGAGAGGCGGCCGGAGAAGGACAAGATAACGATAATGGAGGAACCGTTGTGGACCATGTTTTGTAACGGCAAGAAAGTTGGTTATGCGGTGAAGAGGGAAGCCACAGAAGAGGATCTTCACGTGATGGAGCTTCTCAAGGCTGTATCCATGGGTGCTGGTGTTTTGTTAGGGAGATCTGACGTGGACGGTGGAGATGGAGAGTTCTCTTACATGTGTGCACATTTCGAACACGTTGTGGGCTCCAAAGATTCTGAGACTTTGTATATGCTGAGCCCTGATGGTGTGAATAACTGTGGGCCTGAGCTAACTATATTTTTTGTCAGGATCTAA